Proteins from a single region of Ziziphus jujuba cultivar Dongzao chromosome 1, ASM3175591v1:
- the LOC107406371 gene encoding transcription factor bHLH153 isoform X2, producing the protein MIVSSLCTAGTKFSREEGIGVGKMTEHKRGPCSVDQTSLTSLASKRQKAEFSISNKERKEKLGERIVALQQLVSPYGKTDTASVLLEAMEYIQFLHEQVLSAPYLQSSPTAKMQELELYSLRSRGLCLVPVSSTIGVDSSNGADIWAPIKTTSPKFEKSISHFH; encoded by the exons ATGATTGTCAGCTCTCTTTGCACTGCAGGGACTAAATTCTCG AGAGAAGAAGGGATAGGTGTTGGAAAGATGACAGAACACAAAAGGGGCCCTTGCTCTGTTGACCAAACCAGTCTCACATCTCTCGCATCCAAACGCCAAAAGGCTGAATTTTCTATCTCAAATAag GAGAGGAAAGAGAAGCTTGGGGAACGGATTGTAGCTCTGCAGCAGCTAGTTTCACCATATGGAAAG ACAGATACAGCTTCTGTCCTTCTGGAGGCAATGGAATACATACAATTCCTTCATGAACAA GTGTTGAGTGCCCCATACCTGCAAAGCTCTCCAACAGCCAAGATGCAG GAGCTAGAGCTATACAGCTTGAGAAGCAGGGGTTTGTGTCTGGTTCCTGTCTCTTCTACTATTGGAGTTGATAGTAGTAATGGTGCGGATATCTGGGCCCCGATTAAGACTACTTCTCCTAAGTTTGAGAAGTCCATCTCACATTTTCATTAA
- the LOC107406371 gene encoding transcription factor bHLH153 isoform X1 has translation MIVSSLCTAGTKFSREEGIGVGKMTEHKRGPCSVDQTSLTSLASKRQKAEFSISNKERKEKLGERIVALQQLVSPYGKTDTASVLLEAMEYIQFLHEQVKVLSAPYLQSSPTAKMQELELYSLRSRGLCLVPVSSTIGVDSSNGADIWAPIKTTSPKFEKSISHFH, from the exons ATGATTGTCAGCTCTCTTTGCACTGCAGGGACTAAATTCTCG AGAGAAGAAGGGATAGGTGTTGGAAAGATGACAGAACACAAAAGGGGCCCTTGCTCTGTTGACCAAACCAGTCTCACATCTCTCGCATCCAAACGCCAAAAGGCTGAATTTTCTATCTCAAATAag GAGAGGAAAGAGAAGCTTGGGGAACGGATTGTAGCTCTGCAGCAGCTAGTTTCACCATATGGAAAG ACAGATACAGCTTCTGTCCTTCTGGAGGCAATGGAATACATACAATTCCTTCATGAACAAGTTAAG GTGTTGAGTGCCCCATACCTGCAAAGCTCTCCAACAGCCAAGATGCAG GAGCTAGAGCTATACAGCTTGAGAAGCAGGGGTTTGTGTCTGGTTCCTGTCTCTTCTACTATTGGAGTTGATAGTAGTAATGGTGCGGATATCTGGGCCCCGATTAAGACTACTTCTCCTAAGTTTGAGAAGTCCATCTCACATTTTCATTAA
- the LOC107406371 gene encoding transcription factor bHLH153 isoform X3: MTEHKRGPCSVDQTSLTSLASKRQKAEFSISNKERKEKLGERIVALQQLVSPYGKTDTASVLLEAMEYIQFLHEQVKVLSAPYLQSSPTAKMQELELYSLRSRGLCLVPVSSTIGVDSSNGADIWAPIKTTSPKFEKSISHFH; encoded by the exons ATGACAGAACACAAAAGGGGCCCTTGCTCTGTTGACCAAACCAGTCTCACATCTCTCGCATCCAAACGCCAAAAGGCTGAATTTTCTATCTCAAATAag GAGAGGAAAGAGAAGCTTGGGGAACGGATTGTAGCTCTGCAGCAGCTAGTTTCACCATATGGAAAG ACAGATACAGCTTCTGTCCTTCTGGAGGCAATGGAATACATACAATTCCTTCATGAACAAGTTAAG GTGTTGAGTGCCCCATACCTGCAAAGCTCTCCAACAGCCAAGATGCAG GAGCTAGAGCTATACAGCTTGAGAAGCAGGGGTTTGTGTCTGGTTCCTGTCTCTTCTACTATTGGAGTTGATAGTAGTAATGGTGCGGATATCTGGGCCCCGATTAAGACTACTTCTCCTAAGTTTGAGAAGTCCATCTCACATTTTCATTAA
- the LOC112488752 gene encoding uncharacterized protein LOC112488752, whose product MAAWIHGYMLGLVVLLWVVVVVPLSVGASSKEQLSSRECENLGFTGLALCSDCNTLAEYVKDQELVSDCLKCCTEDSDDSMSKITYAGAILEVCMRKLVFYPEIVGFIEEEKDQFPSVKVQFIFNSPPKLIMLDNAGQHKETIRIDNWKREHMLQFLREKVKTT is encoded by the exons atGGCGGCGTGGATCCATGGATATATGTTGGGTTTGGTAGTGTTATTgtgggttgttgttgttgtaccATTGAGTGTGGGTGCATCTTCAAAAGAGCAGCTGAGCTCTAGGGAATGCGAGAATCTGGGTTTCACAGGCCTTGCTTTGTGCTCTGATTGCAACACTTTGGCTGAGTATGTCAAGGATCAAG AATTGGTATCAGACTGTTTGAAGTGTTGCACTGAGGATTCTGATGATTCTATGAGCAAG ATCACCTATGCTGGCGCCATACTGGAAGTCTGCATGAGAAAACTGGTTTTCTATCCTGAAATTGTTGGCTTCATTGAAGAAGAGAAGGACCAATTTCCTTCGGTTAAAGTTCAGTTCATTTTCAATTCACCACCAAAATTGATAATGCTGGATAATGCTGGCCAACATAAAGAAACAATAAG AATCGACAATTGGAAACGTGAGCATATGCTGCAGTTCCTGCGAGAGAAGGTTAAAACTACCTGA